Proteins from a single region of Chanodichthys erythropterus isolate Z2021 chromosome 13, ASM2448905v1, whole genome shotgun sequence:
- the mtx3 gene encoding metaxin-3 isoform X1 — MHTNMAEPMELLCWGGDWDLPSVHTDSLVVLAYAKFAGAKLAVKSVDWTWRTITASVPQLHYEGSTVTEPTQILNFLRKQSFNADYELTAKQGADTMAYVALLEEKLLPALLHTFWVDAENYANLTRPWFTSHSPFPLNFFVPGRQASLALSRILLTKAESPLLNITEVEGKIYSEAKECLNLLSHRLGNFRFFFGDMPTSLDAFVFGHIAPLIKAPLPSGQLQKHLNQLDNLCQFCNTILKNYFTVATAEKRMDCSPTATHDPVDANLQKLTQLVNKESNLIEKMDDNLRSSPQHRPHRHEAKPSALASERS, encoded by the exons ATGCACACAAACATGGCGGAACCCATGGAGCTGCTCTGCTGGGGAGGCGACTGGGATCTGCCATCAGTGCACACAGATTCCCTCGTCGTGCTG GCTTATGCAAAATTTGCAGGCGCAAAGCTTGCGGTAAAGTCTGTTGACTGGACGTGGAGGACTATTACAG CATCTGTGCCACAACTACATTATGAGGGATCCACAGTCACAGAACCAACACAAATTCTAAACTTCCTACGAAAACAG AGTTTCAATGCCGACTATGAGTTGACAGCTAAGCAAGGGGCAGATACAATGGCTTACGTCGCACTACTGGAGGAAAAGCTGCTGCCAGCACTG CTGCACACATTTTGGGTGGACGCAGAGAACTATGCTAACCTGACCCGGCCTTGGTTTACGTCACATTCCCCGTTCCCCCTCAACTTCTTTGTACCGGGTCGACAGGCCAGTTTGGCTCTGTCTCGCATCTTACTGACCAAAGCAGAGTCGCCATTGCTGAACATCACAGAGGTGGAGGGAAAG ATCTACAGTGAAGCCAAAGAGTGCCTGAATTTGCTCTCCCACAGACTTGGGAACTTCCGCTTCTTTTTTGGAGACAT GCCTACAAGCTTGGATGCCTTTGTATTTGGCCATATCGCCCCTCTTATTAAAGCCCCTCTGCCCAGTGGGCAGCTTCAGAAGCACCTGAACCAACTTGATAACCTCTGCCAGTTCTGCAACACCATCCTCAAAAACTACTTTACCGTTGCCACCGCTGAGAAGAGAATGGACT GCTCACCGACGGCTACCCATGATCCTGTTGATGCAAACCTCCAGAAACTGACACAACTTGTTAACAAAGAGTCCAACCTTATTGAAAAG ATGGATGACAATCTTCGCAGCAGTCCGCAGCACAGACCGCACAGACATGAGGCCAAACCCTCGGCCCTGGCCAGCGAGAGGAGCTAA
- the mtx3 gene encoding metaxin-3 isoform X2 — protein MHTNMAEPMELLCWGGDWDLPSVHTDSLVVLAYAKFAGAKLAVKSVDWTWRTITASVPQLHYEGSTVTEPTQILNFLRKQSFNADYELTAKQGADTMAYVALLEEKLLPALLHTFWVDAENYANLTRPWFTSHSPFPLNFFVPGRQASLALSRILLTKAESPLLNITEVEGKIYSEAKECLNLLSHRLGNFRFFFGDMPTSLDAFVFGHIAPLIKAPLPSGQLQKHLNQLDNLCQFCNTILKNYFTVATAEKRMDYG, from the exons ATGCACACAAACATGGCGGAACCCATGGAGCTGCTCTGCTGGGGAGGCGACTGGGATCTGCCATCAGTGCACACAGATTCCCTCGTCGTGCTG GCTTATGCAAAATTTGCAGGCGCAAAGCTTGCGGTAAAGTCTGTTGACTGGACGTGGAGGACTATTACAG CATCTGTGCCACAACTACATTATGAGGGATCCACAGTCACAGAACCAACACAAATTCTAAACTTCCTACGAAAACAG AGTTTCAATGCCGACTATGAGTTGACAGCTAAGCAAGGGGCAGATACAATGGCTTACGTCGCACTACTGGAGGAAAAGCTGCTGCCAGCACTG CTGCACACATTTTGGGTGGACGCAGAGAACTATGCTAACCTGACCCGGCCTTGGTTTACGTCACATTCCCCGTTCCCCCTCAACTTCTTTGTACCGGGTCGACAGGCCAGTTTGGCTCTGTCTCGCATCTTACTGACCAAAGCAGAGTCGCCATTGCTGAACATCACAGAGGTGGAGGGAAAG ATCTACAGTGAAGCCAAAGAGTGCCTGAATTTGCTCTCCCACAGACTTGGGAACTTCCGCTTCTTTTTTGGAGACAT GCCTACAAGCTTGGATGCCTTTGTATTTGGCCATATCGCCCCTCTTATTAAAGCCCCTCTGCCCAGTGGGCAGCTTCAGAAGCACCTGAACCAACTTGATAACCTCTGCCAGTTCTGCAACACCATCCTCAAAAACTACTTTACCGTTGCCACCGCTGAGAAGAGAATGGACT ATGGATGA